TGGAGGAGGAGATCGGGATCCCGGTGGGCACGACCAAGGTGATGTTCCTGATCGAGTCGCTGCCCGCCGCCTACCAGGTCGAGGAGATCCTTTACGCCGCGCGGCGCCACGTCGTCGGATTGAACCTGGGACGCTGGGACTACATGGCGAGCCTGATCCACTTCAAGCTCGCCGATCCGGAATGGATCCTGCCCGACCGGAACACCATCCCGCATGACATCCCTTTTTTCCAGAACGTGCGGCTGCGGCTGGTGGACTGCTGCCATCGCCACGGCGCGCTCGCCATCGGCGGCATGACCGCGCTGTTCCCCGATCGCAAGAACGAAGAGCTCAACGCCGTCGCCCTGCAGCGGCTGGCGGTGGACAAGAAGAACGAGGCGGCGCTGGGATTCGACGGCGCCTGGACCGGGCATCCCGACCAGTGCGATACGGCGGTCGGGCAGTTCCCGGAGCCCAACCAGCTGACGGTCACGCATCCGGAGGCGCCCCAGCGTCCCGATCTCACGCCCAACCCGCGCGGCATCGGTGCCATCACCCACGCCGGCACGCGGGACGCGGTGCGCACCGTGATCGAGTACCGGTACGGGGTGTTGTCGGGGCTCGGCGCGCGCCTCATCAAGGGATACGACCGCGACGGCAAGCTGATCGGCGGCTTCATGGAGGACCTGGCCACCGACCGGATCTACCGGCTGATGCTGGCCCAGCGTATCCGCCATGCGGTGGAGACGGAGGACAAGGTGAAGATCACGGCGGAATTGGTCGGCCGCCTGTTCGACGAGGAGCTGGAGAGGATCCTGGACGAGCAGCGCTCGGCCGAGGGGTTCGACGCGGTCAAGGACCGTTACCGAAACGCCCGCGCACTGTCGGAGGGGATGATCCGCCGGGGCGAATTCTAGATAACGAAAAGGGGGTCGTGAGATGAGCTCGAGAGAAGTCGGAACGCTGGAGCCGGAAGCCGCGGTGGTCGCGGAGCCGGCGAGAAAGACCTGGAAGTATCCCGCGCTGGAGGTAGGCAAGCTGTTCGCCCCTCCGGAGGAAATCCACCCGTCATTGAAGCTGCGAATACTCCTGCGGGAGCGCTTCGCGCAGCGCGCCAGCCGGCCGGAGCAGAGCTACCTGCACACCGCGGGTGCCTACGACGCCCTGACCGCCTCGATGATGACCCGCCTGGGCTTCGATGCCCTCTACGCCAGCGGCTGGCAGCTGGCCGTGGCGCACAGCATGTACCCCGACATCGGCATCTATCCGTCCCATTCGATGGTGGAGCTGGTGCGCGAGCTGACCCGCGGCATCGAGGGGACCCGTGACACCCACTTCTACGACAGCGGCGGCGAGGTGCTCAACGTGCCGCCCATTTTCGCCGACATCGAGGCCGGCTTCGGCGGGCCCACCCAGACCTTCACCCTGACGCGCGAGCTGATCCGCGCCGGCGCGGCCGGCGTCCACCTGGAGGACCAGGATCCGGCCGAGCGCACCTGCGGCCACGTCATCGCGCACCACGGCAAGAAGCGGCCCAAGGTGCTGGTGTCGACGCGCCGCTGGATCGAGAAGCTGATCGCCGTGAAGGCGGCGGCGCAGGCGACCGGCATCGACGCGGTCGTCATCGCGCGCACCGACGCCGTCGACGGGGCCGAGCCCGGCGGACGCGAGGCGGGCATCGATAACGCCATCGACCGCGGACTGGAAGCGGCCTCGCTGGGAATCGACGTGCTGTGGCCGGAGTTCAACGACACGCTGATCGACGGCCCGCAGGAATTCGCGGAGGCGATCCACAAGTACTATCCGCAGCAGATCCTCGGCTTCAACCTGTCGCCCTCGCTGCACTGGGGCAAGGCGAAGAGCGCCGGGACGCTCCTGACCTGTGCCCAGCTCGGCAGGCTCGGCTACACGATGCAATTCTCCACGCTCCTGGCGTTCCGCTCCACCGGGCTGATGCTGGAAAGGGTCCTGAAATCCTTCCGCGGCATCGGGCTGGAGGCCCTGGCGGATCTACAAAACCTCGAGGTGGCGGGGCCGGATCCGGAGCCGGTGACCCGCAAGCATCAGGTCTTCTGCGGCACCAATCGCTGGCTGAGCCTGGAGAAGATCGCCAAGGAGGCGGGCGAGTAAGAGTCCGAGCCGACGCGAAACGACGACGCCCCCGGCGCCCGCAGGTGACGCCGGGGGCGTTTTTGCTTTTGCGAGGGCTTAAACGCCGAGCGGCACGCAGTTCTTGGCGTGGTGCTGCTCCGCGTAGCACAGGTTGGGATAGGTCTTACCGCCGTCACAGATCACCGGCGCATAGACCGCGGGGCACCTGGAATCGATCGTCGGCTGCCCGGCCTGCGGATCGACCGGCCCCTTGCCAGGGTGAAGGACGATGGCCGACATCAGTCCGAGCGCGATTCCGGTCACGATCAGAAAGCGTGTCATCGGAAGCTCCTCTTGGAAGAGTTGACGAGGGCGATTGCCGAACGGCTTTCAGCGCTTGCGCAACCCCAGGCCCACCAGGACGGCGCCCGAGGTCAGGAGGAGGCCGCTGGTCCACGCCCGCGCGTGCCCCGGCTCGGGCAACTCGACGCTCGCATCGAAGGCGCCGAGCTCCAGCTGCCTATCCTGCTGCGAGTAATAGCCGAATGCGCCGAAGACGAGCACCAGCACGCCGACGAGGATGAGGCCGAGCCCCAGATAGGCGATCCGCTTCTTGATCATGGTGCCGTAGGATAGGAATTCCTTCGAGGTGCTGTCAAGACTGCGCCAAGATGACGATGCCTCTATGCGACGACCCCTCTCTTCTCCCGGGAGCGCGGCACCCAAAGGGGTGGAGTTCAGCGCGAAGCTGATTGGTGCGAACGAGGTCCCTCCACGCACCACCGACGCGGTCGGCAAGGTGCTCTTCCGGCTGAGCGCCGACGGAACCACGCTCAGCTACAAACTCATCGTGGATGACATCGACAACGTCATCGCCTCGCACATCCACATCGGACTGGAAGGGGTGAACGGGCCGGTCGTCCTCTTCCTGGCGGGGCCGCTGGCGCCCGGCGGTGGTCCGTCGAGCGGCATCCTTTCCCAGGGAACCGCCACGGCGGCCAACCTGGTCGGGCCCCTCGCCGGCCAGAGCCTCTCGGTCCTCCTGGAATCGATGCGCAACGGCGGGGCCTACGTGAACGTCCACACCAACGACGGGATCGATCCCCAGAACACCGGTGCGGGCGACTTTCCCGGCGGCGAGATTCGCGGGCAGATCCGGACCCACGGCCGCAACGACGTGGATCCGGGCGAGCCGACTCCCTAGTCCCTGACGCTCTGCTCCATCCGCTCAACCCGCCGGCGGGCGTCTGGTCGCACAGGCGCTCCGCCGGCGGCTTGCCTTTCCGGTTCCCCCCGGGTTAACGTCAGCGGTCCGCCACCGCTCCGGACGCCCCGCCCAGCCCGGGACGAGGCGCCGGGCCCCTCGCGAGGGCTCCTTGCGCCTCAAGTCTCTCCTGTTCGCACTGCCGGTGCTGCTGCTGGCTGCTCCGGCCACTTCGCAATCTCCGGGCGACGACGAGGTCGCGGTCCGCCTCCAGAGCGCGGCCCACGGTAGCCGGGTCATCCTGGAATTCGCCGGCCGGCCGCACTACGAGGTCCGCCAGGACTCGGGGCACGTCATCGTCACCGTCATGGGTTCCTTCAAATCGATACCGTTCAAGTCGAAGCGGGTCGACGAGCCGGCGCTCGATCACTTCAAGCTGGATCGCGGCTCGCGTCAGACGGAGCTGATCTTCACGACCGGCCCCGAGTTCGCCTCCGTCAGCAGCTTCGAGATGAGCGCCCCCTTCCGCCTGATCCTCGAGTTCCAGAGGAAGACCGCCGCCGCGGCGGATTCGCCCGACGCGGAGACGCCACCCACCCGCGCGCCCGCTCCGGCGGCTCCGCCGGCCGGGACAATCGACCAGGTTCAACCGCCCGGCTCCGAGCCCGCGCCCCGAGGACCGGTTTCGGTTCCGTCCCGGGCCCCCGGAATCCAGGTCATCGTGGTCGATGCCGGGCACGGAGGATCGGAGAACGGAGCCAAGGGCCCGACGGGACTGCTCGAGAAGGACGTGACCCTCGACATGGCGAAGCGCATCCAGGCGGGGCTGCTGAAACGCCTGGGGGTGCACGTCATCCTGACGCGCGACACCGACCGGCAGGTCGGCCTCGACGACCGCACCGCGATTGCCAATCACGAACGCGCCGATCTCTTCCTGTCGATCCACGTCAACGCCTCTCCGGCCAACAAGGCGCGCGGGGCGGAGACCTATTTCCTTTCCTATCAGGCGACCGACGACGAGGCGCGCGCCGCCGCGGCCCTGGAGAACAACACCCTCGGCGTGGAGAATCCGAAGACCGACACCGCGCTGGGCATGGTGCTGTGGGACCTCGCCCAGTCGCAGTACCTCGCCGAGAGCAGCCGGCTGGCGGAGGCCATCCAGCAGAATCTCAATGATCTGCTGCGCATCGAGAGCCGCGGCGTGAAGCAGGCCCCCTTCAAGGTGCTGATGGGGGCCACCATGCCCGCGGTGCTGGTGGAGATCGGCTTCATCACCAACCCCGAGGAGGAGGATCGTCTCAAGCAGGACGGCTACAAGGACCGCATCGCCCAGGCGATCGTGGACAGCGTGGCCGCCTTCAAGGAGCGCTCCGAGAAACAGCTGGGGATCCGATGAGGTGGTCGGGAAAGTGGGTGCTCCTGACCGCGGCCGGAATCTCCGTCCTGCTGGTGGGGATGTCGCTCTTCTGGCGCAAGGACTCGCGGCGCGCCGCCAACCCGCCGCCCGCGGCGACCGGTGCCGAGGCCGCCTCGCCCGAGACACCGGCGCTGTCCCGCAGCCCCGCGCCCGCCGAGGAAGGCAACCAGCGCGAGATCACCCTTTTCTTCCAGTCGCCCGACGGCGAGGACCTGGTGCCGGAGACCCGCAAGATCTTCCTGACGCCCACGGTGACCGACCAGGCGCGGCAGGCGGTGCGCGAGCTGGTGGACGGGCCCAAGACCGATCTCTTCCCGACCCTGCCCGCGGCATCGGAGGTGCGCGAGATCTTTCTCGGTCCGGACGGAACGGCCTACGTCGATTTCTCGCGGGCCTTCGTGGACGGCCATCCCGGCGGCTCGGCGGCGGAGATTGCCACCGTCTTCTCCCTGGTCGACACCCTCACCTTCAACTTCCCCGAGATCCGGCGCGTCAGGATTCTGGTGGAAGGCGAGGAGCGCGACACCTTGAAAGAGCACCTCGACTTGCGGCGCAGCTACGCCCCCGACATGTCGCTCGTGAGCCGCGGCACGGCGGGACATTGAGCGTGGATTCGCGTCCCATCGGGGTGTTCGACTCGGGAATCGGGGGGCTGACGGTGTTCGGTGCGCTTTCGGCCCGGCTGCCCGTCGAGCAGATCTTCTACCTGGGCGACACGGCGCGCGTTCCGTATGGGACCAAGTCGCCCGAGACGGTCACGCGCTACACACGCGAGTCGGCGCGCTTTCTTCTGCAGCGCGGCATCAAGGCGCTGGTGGTCGCCTGCAATACCGCCTCGGCCCTGGCGCTGCCGGCGCTGGAAGGCGAGATCCCGGTCCCCACGCTCGGGGTGCTGCAGCCCGGAGCGCGGCGCGCCTGCCGGCTCAGCCGCGGCGGGAGGATCGGCGTCATCGGCACCGAGGCCACGATCCAAAGCGGCGCCTACGCCGACGCGATACGCCGGCTGCGGCCCGAGGCCCACGTCGTCTCGGCCGCCTGCCCGCTGTTCGTGCCGCTGGCCGAAGAGGGCTGGTCCGAAGGGGAGGTGGCCCTGCTGACCGCCCGCCGCTATCTGGCTCCTTTCGCGGGCGAGGGAATCGACACGCTGGTGCTGGGGTGCACGCACTACCCCTTGCTCAAAGGGGTGATTGGCTCGGTGCTCGGCGGCGACATCGCGCTCGTCGACTCGGCGGAAGCCGCGGCGGAGGAGACGGCAGGGCTGCTCGAGGCGAAGGGGCTGCTGGCGCCGCCGGGTCCCGCCCATGCCGGGCATCATTTCTATGTCACCGACTCGTCGAGGCGCTTCGCCCAGGTCGGGTCGCGCTTCCTGGGAAGGCCCCTCGAGCGGCTGGAGCAGGTTGAAATCACGGGAGAAGGCTGATGTATCAGCGAAAAGACACGCGCGCCCCGGGACAGATGCGGGAGCTGCGCATCGATCCGTCGGTCAACAAGTACGCCGAAGGCTCCGCCCTCATCACGCTGGGCGACACCAAGGTGATCTGCACCGCCAGCGTCGAGGACCGGGTGCCGCAGTGGCTGCGGGGCCAGGGGCAGGGCTGGGTCACCTCCGAATACGGAATGATCCCGCGGGCCACCGACGTACGCACGCAGCGGGAAGCCTCGAAGGGGAGGCCTTCGGGCAGGACGCAGGAGATCCAGCGCCTCATCGGGCGATCGCTGCGGGCCATCACCAACCTGACGACCTTCGGAGAGCGGACGATCTGGGTCGATTGCGACGTGATCCAGGCCGACGGGGGGACGCGGACCGCTTCGATCACCGGCGGCTTCGTGGCCCTGGCGCTCGCCTTCCGCAAGATGAAAGAGCGCGACCAGCTCTACAAGAAGCCGCTCGCGGGGCTGGTGGCGGCCATCTCCGTCGGCATCGTGGAGGGAACGGCCTGCCTCGACCTGCGCTACGAGGAGGACTCCCGCGCCGAGGTGGACATGAACATCGTCCGCACCTCCGCGGGCCGCTACGTCGAGGTGCAGGGGACGGCGGAGAAGACCCCCTACACGCAGGAGGAGATGCTGAAGATGCTGGAGCTCGCCAACGACGGGATCGACCGGCTGTTCGAGGCGCAGCGCAAGCTGCTCTCCGCCTTCCTCCCCGCGCTGATGGAATGAAGCTTCTCGTCGCGACGCGCAATCCCGGGAAGCTCGCCGAGATCGCGGAGGCGCTCGTGCCGCTGCACTGGGAGATCCTCGGCGCCCTCGATTTTCCCGGAATTCCCGATTGCGTCGAGGGCAGCGAGAGCTACGAGGCGAACGCGCGGCTGAAAGCGCTGCACTACGCGAGCGCCACCGGGCTTGCGGCGCTGGCCGACGACTCCGGCCTCGAGGTGCAGGCGCTGGGTGGCGCCCCGGGAGTGCTGTCGGCCCGCTACGGCGGGGAAGGCCTCGACGATGCCGGCAGGAACCGGGAGCTCCTGCAGGCGATGCGTGATGTGCCGGAGGAGCGCCGGGCGGCGCGCTACGTGGCCGTCGTCGCGCTCGCCGCGCAGGGACGAATCGCCGCGACGTTCCGCGGCGAGGCGCAAGGCCGCATCCTGCGCGAGCCCCAGGGCGATCGCGGCTTCGGATACGATCCCCTCTTCTACGAGCCGAATCTCCATCTCACTTTCGCGCAGATGCTGCCGGCCGTGAAGCGGCAGGTGAGCCATCGCGGCCGGGCCCTCGCCCAGGTCGTCGCCCTCCTGTTGCGCTCGCCGGGTCTTCTCGGGTGAGGCGTCTCAAGCTCCTGGGCCGCGCCCTGATCGTCTACGGGGTGGCGCTCGCCCTGCGGCTGCGCAACGTGCGCGAGGTCCTGGTGGGCGACCGTGTGCTGTTCGGCTCCGACGATCCCTACTATCACCTGCGCAGGATTCTCCTCACGCTGCACCAGTTCCCGAAGACCCCCGCCTTCGATGCCTACGTGAATTTTCCGGCCGGGGCGGCCATCGTCTGGCCGCCCGGCTTCGACCTGCTGGTGGCCGCCTTCTGCTGGGTGGCCGGACTGGGGAACCCCTCGCCGCACCGCACCGAGGCCGCGGCGGCGTTGGTGATCCCGATCCTGGGGGCGGCCGGCGCGGTGGTGACGCTCCTTGTCGCGGAGGAGATCCTGGGGCGCGGCCGCTGGGAGGCCTTCGGCGCCGCGCTGCTGTTCGCTTTCCTGCCGGCGCAGCAGGCGGTCTCCACCGTCGGCCAGCTGGACCATCACGTGATGGAGATGCCGGCCTTCGGCTGCGCGATTCTGTTCTTCCTGCGCGCGTTGCGCGACGATCCCGGCAGCCGCTATTCGTTCTGGGGCGGGGTGGCGCTGGCGCTCGGTACCTTCTGCTGGACCGGATCGATCCTGTTCGCCGGTTTCATCGCCATCTTCGCGCTGGGCCAGATGACGCTGGATCGCCTGCACGGCCGCGGGGAATCGAGCGCCGGCCGCAGCGCGCTGCGCGTGCTGTTCTGGGGCTCGCTGCTGCTGGTGCCGCTGGTGATCGTCTCCCCCGGAGAAGGGCGCAGGACCTTCACCTTCCTGCTCCTCTCCTGGTACCAGCCGGCGCTGCTGGCGATCGCCACCTTCCTGATGCCGGCGCTGTCGGAAATCATCTTCGCCGCCGGGCGCCGCCGCGCCATCCTGCGCGCCTCGGGCGGAGCGGTGGCGGTGACGCTCCTGATGGGCATGGCGGTCTGGATCCTGCGAGCCGGCACGGCCGGCTTCCAGTTCCTGACGCGCCAGGACCGGGTGATCGCGCTGAAGGCCGAGTCGACGCCGATCTGGAAGCTGCCGCCGGGCACGATGGTGCAGTGCTTTTCGCTCCTGATCTACCTCGCGCCCCTCGCCCTGCTGCTCCTGACGCGCTTTCTGATACGCGACCGCTTCCACGACGCCCGGCTGAACTGCCTCCTGGCGCTGGTGCTTTTCACCGCCGCGCTGGGTGCCACGCAGGCGAGGTTCCTGAACTACCTGGCGGTCCCTTACTGCATCATGCTCCTGTGGGCGTTCCGTCGCGGGCTGGAGTCGGTGCAGCGCTGGTTCAAGCGGCCGGTGGCGCGCTGGAGCTGGGCGGTCCTGGCGACCGCGCTGTTCCTGGCCCCGCTCGCCCCGCTGCTGCGGGCCTCGATCCACTCGCTTCCCGGCGATCTCGACCCGGTCCTGGCGCGCATCACTCCGTCGCTGGAGTGGTTGCGGGACCGGACCCCTCCCACCTCTTATTATTGGGAGCCCGACAGGAAGCCCGAGTACGGGGTGCTGGCCGATTTTACCCTGGGCCACTGGATCACCGCGATCGGGCAGCGGCCGAACTTCTGCAACCCGTTCAGCCTCGCCCCGTGGCACGAGAAGCCGATCTTCGAATCGGCGCGCATCTTCCTGGCCGAAACCGAGGCCGAGGCGCGCGAGGCGATGGATCGCAACGTGCTGCGCTACGTCCTGATTCATGAAACCGGGAAGAAGCTTCCCGAGTATGCCCGCCTGATCAATGCCCCGCCGAAAGAGTACGTCCGCCGGTCCGCCGGAGGGCCCGCCGCCCTCACGCCGCGCTCCTATCGGACATTCGGGCTGAGGCTGGCGCTGGCCGATGGCTCCGAGAGCGAGGCCGCGGGTCAATTCGTTCCGGCGCTCGAAGGCTTCCGGATCGCGCACGAGTCGCCTGCGCCCGGGCGCGGCTCCGCGGCGGGAAGCGACGAGGACCTCCAGGACTCGACCGTGAAAATCTTCGAGCGCGTGCGCGGGGTCATCCTGGAGGGGAAGGTGGCTCCCGGAGAAGAGGTGAGGCTGCGCGTTCCGGTGACCACGAACAGCGGACGCCGCTTCGAATATCGCTCGCGCGCGGTGGCCGGCTCGGATGGCAGGTTCCGGCTGACCGTTCCGTATGCGACGGAGCCGGCGGGGACGATCAGCGCCGCCCCGGCCGCGCTCGAATCGCCCGGCTGCCGCATCGAGGTGGTCCTGTCGGAGGCGGAGGTCGTCGCCGGCGCGCTGCATCCGGTCCGATGCCGTTGAGGAAGCTCCTCGAATCGCCGGCCGCGAGATCGGCGCTGCTCATCGTGCTGCTCTGCACGGCCTGCGTCCGTCGCGCCGCCGATCCGGCCATGCCGGCGCCGCCGGCTCCATCACCACCGCGGCCGGAGGGTGCCGAATCGCGCGTCGTCCCCCCGCCTCCCCTCGAAAGGAACCTGGTGCAAAACGGCGGTTTCGAAGTTGTCAACGGCGAGATGCCG
Above is a genomic segment from Candidatus Polarisedimenticolia bacterium containing:
- a CDS encoding aldolase/citrate lyase family protein, with amino-acid sequence MNETPLSSSESGSFAAKPPAEGLPEGFHALLASLRERFEARRAAILKAREAALRAAHLGKPVDYLPQGEASSDWRVELPEWLRDQRNQITGPADNPKLLIAMCNTKDPGCMPDGEDSITTDWDHVRAAQQNTVAAIRGELRWTDPATGKTSEIRPGPQAWFYRPRGLRLSERHLFPGDPVSASLFDLAMVFFQTARQRRAAVGDPTLQRKLGFYLPKSESAEEAGWWSDVLAAMEEEIGIPVGTTKVMFLIESLPAAYQVEEILYAARRHVVGLNLGRWDYMASLIHFKLADPEWILPDRNTIPHDIPFFQNVRLRLVDCCHRHGALAIGGMTALFPDRKNEELNAVALQRLAVDKKNEAALGFDGAWTGHPDQCDTAVGQFPEPNQLTVTHPEAPQRPDLTPNPRGIGAITHAGTRDAVRTVIEYRYGVLSGLGARLIKGYDRDGKLIGGFMEDLATDRIYRLMLAQRIRHAVETEDKVKITAELVGRLFDEELERILDEQRSAEGFDAVKDRYRNARALSEGMIRRGEF
- a CDS encoding isocitrate lyase/phosphoenolpyruvate mutase family protein yields the protein MSSREVGTLEPEAAVVAEPARKTWKYPALEVGKLFAPPEEIHPSLKLRILLRERFAQRASRPEQSYLHTAGAYDALTASMMTRLGFDALYASGWQLAVAHSMYPDIGIYPSHSMVELVRELTRGIEGTRDTHFYDSGGEVLNVPPIFADIEAGFGGPTQTFTLTRELIRAGAAGVHLEDQDPAERTCGHVIAHHGKKRPKVLVSTRRWIEKLIAVKAAAQATGIDAVVIARTDAVDGAEPGGREAGIDNAIDRGLEAASLGIDVLWPEFNDTLIDGPQEFAEAIHKYYPQQILGFNLSPSLHWGKAKSAGTLLTCAQLGRLGYTMQFSTLLAFRSTGLMLERVLKSFRGIGLEALADLQNLEVAGPDPEPVTRKHQVFCGTNRWLSLEKIAKEAGE
- a CDS encoding CHRD domain-containing protein; this translates as MRRPLSSPGSAAPKGVEFSAKLIGANEVPPRTTDAVGKVLFRLSADGTTLSYKLIVDDIDNVIASHIHIGLEGVNGPVVLFLAGPLAPGGGPSSGILSQGTATAANLVGPLAGQSLSVLLESMRNGGAYVNVHTNDGIDPQNTGAGDFPGGEIRGQIRTHGRNDVDPGEPTP
- a CDS encoding N-acetylmuramoyl-L-alanine amidase, encoding MRLKSLLFALPVLLLAAPATSQSPGDDEVAVRLQSAAHGSRVILEFAGRPHYEVRQDSGHVIVTVMGSFKSIPFKSKRVDEPALDHFKLDRGSRQTELIFTTGPEFASVSSFEMSAPFRLILEFQRKTAAAADSPDAETPPTRAPAPAAPPAGTIDQVQPPGSEPAPRGPVSVPSRAPGIQVIVVDAGHGGSENGAKGPTGLLEKDVTLDMAKRIQAGLLKRLGVHVILTRDTDRQVGLDDRTAIANHERADLFLSIHVNASPANKARGAETYFLSYQATDDEARAAAALENNTLGVENPKTDTALGMVLWDLAQSQYLAESSRLAEAIQQNLNDLLRIESRGVKQAPFKVLMGATMPAVLVEIGFITNPEEEDRLKQDGYKDRIAQAIVDSVAAFKERSEKQLGIR
- a CDS encoding GerMN domain-containing protein, translated to MRWSGKWVLLTAAGISVLLVGMSLFWRKDSRRAANPPPAATGAEAASPETPALSRSPAPAEEGNQREITLFFQSPDGEDLVPETRKIFLTPTVTDQARQAVRELVDGPKTDLFPTLPAASEVREIFLGPDGTAYVDFSRAFVDGHPGGSAAEIATVFSLVDTLTFNFPEIRRVRILVEGEERDTLKEHLDLRRSYAPDMSLVSRGTAGH
- the murI gene encoding glutamate racemase; this encodes MDSRPIGVFDSGIGGLTVFGALSARLPVEQIFYLGDTARVPYGTKSPETVTRYTRESARFLLQRGIKALVVACNTASALALPALEGEIPVPTLGVLQPGARRACRLSRGGRIGVIGTEATIQSGAYADAIRRLRPEAHVVSAACPLFVPLAEEGWSEGEVALLTARRYLAPFAGEGIDTLVLGCTHYPLLKGVIGSVLGGDIALVDSAEAAAEETAGLLEAKGLLAPPGPAHAGHHFYVTDSSRRFAQVGSRFLGRPLERLEQVEITGEG
- the rph gene encoding ribonuclease PH; the encoded protein is MYQRKDTRAPGQMRELRIDPSVNKYAEGSALITLGDTKVICTASVEDRVPQWLRGQGQGWVTSEYGMIPRATDVRTQREASKGRPSGRTQEIQRLIGRSLRAITNLTTFGERTIWVDCDVIQADGGTRTASITGGFVALALAFRKMKERDQLYKKPLAGLVAAISVGIVEGTACLDLRYEEDSRAEVDMNIVRTSAGRYVEVQGTAEKTPYTQEEMLKMLELANDGIDRLFEAQRKLLSAFLPALME
- a CDS encoding non-canonical purine NTP pyrophosphatase, with translation MKLLVATRNPGKLAEIAEALVPLHWEILGALDFPGIPDCVEGSESYEANARLKALHYASATGLAALADDSGLEVQALGGAPGVLSARYGGEGLDDAGRNRELLQAMRDVPEERRAARYVAVVALAAQGRIAATFRGEAQGRILREPQGDRGFGYDPLFYEPNLHLTFAQMLPAVKRQVSHRGRALAQVVALLLRSPGLLG